One Gloeothece verrucosa PCC 7822 DNA window includes the following coding sequences:
- the rpmH gene encoding 50S ribosomal protein L34: protein MTKRTLEGTSRKRRRVSGFRARMKTINGRKVIQARRQKGRHKLSVSEG, encoded by the coding sequence GTGACGAAACGTACATTAGAAGGAACTAGCCGTAAACGTAGAAGAGTCTCAGGTTTTAGAGCTAGGATGAAAACCATAAATGGCCGCAAAGTCATTCAAGCTAGAAGACAAAAAGGCCGTCATAAATTGAGTGTATCCGAAGGTTAA